The sequence attggcagAAGCCCTCTGACAAGTCATTTGACGATATAGATTAAAAACTTAGAATAATAACAGGCCCTATGGCTCATTAACTCTACTTCTTGGAAGCCAGCCTAAAACATATTCAGACGTATAGGCAAAGATTTATGTTTAAAGGTGTTTATTACGAAGTAATTTATTATGCAGTTATTATCGTAATTGGCAAcaacataaatgtttaaattaaagtACATTTCTATCTATGATTCTAAATGAGGTAGCGGAAGGTTCTGTATATGAATTTCTGGAAGTGGTGTGTTTAGTTTGTGAAAACATACTGGATAACTGCCATGAAAGGAaggtaaaagatatgtatatatatttataggagAATGGGCTTTAAAATCCTGGGAATCTCCAATTGATAGGATAGAACATTATATATATCTTAACTTGTCAGTAATTTTAGTGATGTAGCAAAAGGCTCCTGATAAGCAAAAAAGAGATGGCAACTTGTAATTACAGAATGACCTgaactatgaaagaaaaatgcatttttaaaaagtcttgaagttaatatgccaaaatgttaacagtgtttGCCTCAGGTGgtagaatattttgtttcttcttcatatttttctacGTTTTAGAAATTCTCTGAGACAGTCGTGTCTTACTTTTGTGTAACCAGGGGCAAGTAAAGTTGAAAagtatacacttaaaaacagATTCCAGATATAATTAGAGATAcatcatttttctaaagaaaattccatttaaattccAGGGCTTTAGGATCAGATACAGGAGGATCGACCAGAAATCCAGCTGCCCACTGTGGGATTGTTGGTTTCAAACCAAGCTATGGCTTAGTTTCTCGTCATGGTCTCATTCCCCTGGTGAATTCCATGGATGTGCCTGGAATCTTAACCAGATGTGTGGATGATGCAGCAACTGTGTTGGGTATTTATATGATTCCATAGAATTTCAAAACATTATAAATTTCACTGTAAAAACAATATGTCtatcattcctaagtatttttccTCACAGGTGTGCTGGCTGGGCATGACCCCAAAGATTCTACCACAATACAAGATCCTGGTAAACCATTTATGCTTTCCAGCTTGACAGATGTGAGCAAACTATGTATTGGAATTCCGAAGGTATCTCTTCCCTTTTGTTAGTTCACAGAAATCCTGTCAGGTCAAATACAAAGCCCAGGCCTAGGCAACAGACTGGTTGGGGTTGAATCCTGCTTATGCCACTTTTATTAGCTATGGAACCTGAGCACGTGACTTAATCTAAGTTCAATTTCCtgatctacaaaatggggataacattTTTGATCTCAGAGAATAGTAAGGTTTCAATTTGGTAACATCGTtgggatataatatacagcatggtgactatagttagtaaTACCATACTGCTTCTTTGAAAATTACTATGCGAATAGATCTTAAGGTTCttatcacaagggaaaaaaattctttaactgTACTGTGACAGGTATTAACTTAGACTTATTGTGGTTATCATTtctcaacatatacaaatattgaatcaaaCATTAAAACTCTCATAATGTTGTgtatcagttatacctcaataaaaaaaaactaatgatgCTAAGCAGGGGTCTataaactttttctgtgaaaggtcagttagtaaatatttgaggctttgtGGTCCATGCAGTCTGTATTGTAACTATTTAACTCTGCcactgtagtgtgaaagcagccatagaccatATGTAAATGAAAGAGTGTGGCTGtgctctaataaaactttattttcaaaaatacctGGCAGGGTGCtcgtgtggttcagtcagttaagcatctgacttcgggtcgggtgtgatctcatggtttgtgagttcaagctctgcattgggctctcagcacagaacccactttgcaccctttccccctctctctccgcccttccctcttatttttctctctcaaaaataaaatttaaaaaaaacataaaaaaatatatctagcAAGTTATAGCTGGCTCATAGGCCATAGTCTGCTAATTCCTAATGTAAAGGACATAGCCCAGAACCATTCCTTACATagtaaaatcttaataaatataatactaaTAATGATAGTAAAGAAGGtaacatttattcctttactATTTTATTACAGTAGCAATTGAGTAATTCATATATGaaagtaaatacattaaattattgacctttaaaaatattttaattttaagcttaccaataattttttggataattttttgttgtgggaCACTGTCTTATGCGTTGTAAGACGTTTAGCAACATTATTGGCCTTTACCCTTAGAGGTACCACTCCCACCACAGCATAACCCTACAAACAAAAATGTCCGCAGACATTACCAAATGTCCCCTGGTTGAGAGAAAGGGGATAAAATTGTCCCCAAGTTGACACCACGTTGAGagaaatactttctttaaaattttcagttaagaTCATAGCTATGCCttcttttaaagatttagaaAAGAGTACAGAACTATTTTAGAATCGTATATCCTCTACTTACCCACTATGTAACTTTAGGAAAATTGTTTTGTCTCactatttttcattaataaaatgaagggtGATAATAACCTATATCATGGGATTGTTAAAAGCATTAAATGGGAGAACCTTTCCACttactttttattaatgtttatttattttgatagaaaaagagcacaagcaggggaggggcagagagaaagagaaagggagagagagaaaaatcccaagcaggcctcacactgtcaacgcaaagcctgacacagggctcgaactcatgaaccgtgagatcctgacctgaactgaaggcagacgcttaactgactgggccacccaggtgccccaaatgagaGAACCTTTGAAAGGCATCTAGCAGAGTATCTGATAATGAACATTTAGCAAATATAGCTTCTCCAACTAGTTCTCTAATCTTTAATATTGTCATATCCAGCTTATAAGTAACTAGTACAGTGCTTGCCATGCCATAAACACCCCTAAATTAGTTCAGTCTTTCTAGCTACCTATCAGGAATTCAATCAGATTTTCTAATGTATTGCCAAAGGTCCTgaagaacatatttttataaaaccatGTATACAGATGTTCtaatttctgtatcttgactTTTTCCAATAAGGAATATATTGTACCAGAATTATCAAGTGAAGTGCGATCTTTTTGGTCCAAAGCTGCTAACCTCTTTGAGTCTGAGGGGGCGAAAGTAATTGAAGTGTCCCTGCCCCACACCAGTTATTCAATTGTCTGCTACCATGTATTGTGTACATCAGAAGTGGCATCAAATATGGCAAGATTTGACGGGCTAGAATATGGTAAGATGGCTGTgtctgggttttttaaaatagttgcCTCAAATATTTGACAGTTTTACTTGTAGGGATAAGAAACTTATTCCCCGAGATAATGTTAATGATTTAGACAAGTAAACCAGTGAATCCTCTTGCCTTTGTCATTTAACCTTCTGCTTACCGTATTCCTTGTACATGTCTCTGTATGTTTGGCTTCCCTCTCTGAACTGtggatattttaaagaaacagtatCTTATCTTTGTATTCTCAGTCTGTCAAatgtagtgcctggcacatggcaggagTTCAGTAGTTGGATGGATGGCAGGAGTTCAgtagttggatggatggatggatggatggatgagggaGTGAACAAATGATGTTTCCCTGTTGGTTATTTTCTCCTCTTGACTTGATCCCTGACTGGTTAGGCACAAGGCAGATAAAGAAGAGGAGCCACTAAGGACAGTCTTCCAAAAGTTTAGTATTGGTCACAAATGTGAATCTACGCTTGCTTTTCAGCCAGAACTTGACTTCCTTTTCAAGTGATGTTtacctctgttttgttttcaggtcACAGGTGTGACATTGATGTGTCTACTGAAGCCATGTATGCTGCAACCAGGCGAGAAGGGTTTAATGATGTGGTGAGAGGAAGGATTCTTGCAGGAAACTTTTTCTTACTAAAAGAGTAAGTAATTAAGAATTTCCTCCATTCTTGAAAACTCAGGAGTAAACTCATAATATGTCTATCAGGTATTACAAGTTGAGATATGCGCTAAAGAAGCAAAATTCTTATGCTTTGAATTAGAAATCACAGTTAAAGGCCTGCTTATAGTACTTTTGGTTCCTGGTTATTcaaacgcaaaaaaaaaaacattgacaCTTTAGCTAAATGATTAGTACAAAACTAGGTAGGAAGCCCTAAAGAATTTTAGCTTCATTAAATGTCCCCTGACTATTATTGCCACCTTGGCTTATTGTTGTTAGACACTTAAACAGGAAGTTACATTGGTATATCTCGAAAAATTGAGTAAATCAACTTGGTTTTCCCTTACATTATGTATCTCTTTGCTCCAGGAAAGAATTCTAAATTACTGGGGCTCCTACTGAGATTGTCTTCAATATAAGTTTATTCATCATCTCATAAATAGGATTCATCTTGCATACCACCAAGTCTGTCTATAAGAGGACACTTTCTTGTGAAAAAACAAGAATGATTGTTGTAATAAATACTTCTAGAGTTTTTCTACATGCCCTTAAGAACAGAAAGCATTTTGTTGTCTATGTATCCCTTCAGGGCCTATGCTTAGGAttactttttccaaaaatattatttgaacagCCAtgatgaaaaacagtatggaagtctcccaaaaaattaaaaatagaactaccagatgattcagcaatcctacttctgagtgtgaatccaaaggaaatgaaatcactcagaggaaatgaaatgcctcagagcattattcacaagagctaAGACATGGAactaacctaagtgtccatcatcAGAAGGATGGACAAAAAAAATATGTGGTGTGTTTATatccaatggagtattatttagccattaaaaagaaggaaaacttgccatttgtgacaacatgggtgtaTGGTGAGgtcattatcctaagtgaaacaagtcagagaaagacaaatactatatgatctcacatatacatagaatctaaaaaaaaagccaaactcctagaaacagaaagtagaatggtggttgcctgggTCTGGGCctaggggaaatggggagatgttagtcaagggtacaaacttgcagtgataagatgaataagttccgGGGATATAATACACAGCGTAGTTATtatagttaacagtactgtattatgtctttgaaaattgctaagagaatagatcttagaTGTTATtaccacacagacacacacacacacacacacacacacacacacacacgttgtaATTATGTaaggtgatagatgtgttaactaaccttattgtggaaatcatttcacaatatatacatatgtccaattatcatattgtacaccttaaaaatatataattttaatatgtcaACTACATCTCaaataaagctgaaaacaaaaaaaacctaaagatgTTTGATTATGTTCCATGTTAAAAGACCTTTTTcctgcaaatcaaaactacaatgtgatATTACCTCACagttatcagaatggataaaataagagACAActggtgttggtgaggatgtagagaaaaaagaaccctcttaCCCCATTGCTGGGagtgcaaactgatgcagctactctggaaaacagagaatATTCCAAACTCTGATGCAGAGtttgctcaaaaagttaaaaacagaactaccctactatccagcaattgtactactaggtatttacccaaagaatactgaaacactaattcaaaaggatacacatccccctatgtttacagcagtgctatttacaatagccaagatatggaagcagctcaagtttCCATcagttgataaatggataaagaagatgtgatacacacacacacacacacacacaccatggaatattatttaatcataaaaaagaatgaaatcttgccatttgccacaagatagatggagttagagagtataatgttatgtgaaaatcagtcagagaaagccaaataccctatgatttcactcttatgtggaatttaagaaacaaaacaaatgagcaagggtggggggaaagatagacaaaccaagaaacagattcttaattatagaaaatgaactgatggttaccagagggaggtaaGTGGAGTGATGGATAaattaggtgatggggattaaagagtgcacttgtcatgatgagcatcaggtgatttatgtaagtgttgaatcactgtattgtacacctgaaattaatataatactgtatggtaattaactggaattaaaataaaaacttaaaaaaaacacaaaaataaaagattcttttCCATATTGACCAGATGATTGTAATGATTTGGGAGtaggaaaagaaagtgaaatactGCTGAGAAATTTTCTAAGCAAAGACTTTTATGAAGCTGAAGATGTTACATTTGGCACTAACTGATGAGACTCAAATTGTAAATCTCAGGGCACAAGTTGATAGACTGTATAGATCACTGTAACAGCATGAAAAGAAACTGATGGAGAGGAGTCTGAAAGCTTCTTCCATGGTCACCAGTTGGGACAAAAAGACATGAGAATTTCTGCTGGTATCCCTGTCTTTTGAGTTCAGGCATTTAAGTCACCTTTTTTGTTTTGaggggttttgtttgcttgttcatttgttttgtgagGGAAAGATGGACATGAGTGATAGGAAAAATGGAATTTGGGtgtactttttttaatctttaaaagtcagtttatgtgccaggaactataacaattcctaacattttttttttttcatgtggtaaCTCAGTTTACAGTTTTGTCATTCTTCTACTACCTTGTGTTCAAAATCACACATTTATTGAATTAGGAATCcatggtttatttttaatgaaaataattatttacatttgaaCCCCATTtaaatctgcttttcttttctatttatcttcAAATTGTCCTGTTCTTTTAacctcttttcctgccttcttttatttttctttaagtaataaCTTTTTTCTCAAAGAgatttaaaacaaggaaaaaaagagtcattgatatttgccaaatatttactAGTTCTggtgttttttattcctttgtgtggaTCCAAATATCCATCTGAtgtaattttctttctgcctaaagaaccttaatatttcttgtagtaCAATCCTGCTAGCAAGgagttctttcagcttttgtttatatgtaaAAGTCTTTACTTTACCtttaattttgatagatattttcTCTGAGTATAAAATTCTAGATTGATAGTTTTTCTTTCAGTACCTAAAAGATCTTGTTCTGTTGTCTCTTGACTTACATAGTTTCTCAGAAGTCTGTAGTCAGTCTTATCTTTATTCCTTTATGTATAACCTTTTCCCCTCCCACCTGTGGGTGATTTTATCATTAGTTTTCAAGAATTTGACTGTGATGTCCCTTGGTGTGGTTTTCTGCATATTTCTTCTTGTTTAGGGGTTTGTTTAGCTTCTTGGATCAGCTTCTTGGGTTTATAGTTTTAATCAAACTTGGAAAAATTTTGGCcattatatgttaaaatattttttctgctctcCCCCTTTTCTGGGACTCCATTTATATGTGTGTTAATTTGTTTGACGTCATCCAAGAGCACTAATGGCTCCATcctagtttctttctctcttttttagtctttgcgcttctttttgttttgtttttttttttttattttttaaaaagtgtttattttgagagagagtgtgtgttggaagggcagaggtgggagacagagacagaggatctgaagctggctctgcactgacagcagagagcctgacacagggcttgaactcacgaaccctgagatcatgacctgaactgaagtctgatgtttaaccaactgagccacccaggcaccccagcatgcTTCTTTTTGTATAGTTTCTATTCATATGTTCAGAATCACTGATCATCTGCTGTCACATCCagtgttgtttttatattttgtatttttcattcctaGAACTTCCAAGtaggttttatttcttcaattccttcatcatttcatgttttcttctatcttcttGAACATATGAACATATTTACAGTAGCTGCTTTAATGTTCTCGTCTGCTAATTCCaacatttctgtcatttctgGATGTCTTTATATTGATTGCTTTTTACCCCCTAGTTTTTGGgtcttattttctgctttttagcaTGACTGGGCATTGTGACTTTTACCTTGTCATTTGCTGGATTTTTGTTGTATTCCTTTAAACAGTGTTGGGCTTTGTTCTGGGATGTAGTTATTTCGAATCTGTTGGATCCTTTCAggacttccttttaaaaatgctttgctaGGATGAGTCCAAAATGGCCTTTAGTTTAGGTTAATTTACCTCTACTGTAGGCAATACCCTTGAAGCTTCTGCCAGATGCCTCATGTATTATGAAGTCTTTCCACTTTGGCTCTTAGGAACACACACTATTTCTAGCCCTATATGAGCTCTTGGAATTGTTTGATTTTTCAGTGGTTCTTTCCCCAGCTTGAGAATTTCATCTCCTACAAGCACAGATCAGTACTCAGCCAAAGACTGGAGGGCTCACTGCAGATCTCTTGAGCCCTCTCTGTGTGCTACTTTTCCTATTCAGTACTCTTCCCTACACGTTCCAGTTGTCTTGGCCTCCCTGAACTTCCAATCTTGGTCTCTAACTTTCTGACAACTGCCCCCTGAAACTTGCATAGGTTCCTCCCGTTTGAGCTGAAGCCTGGAAACTGCCTCCAGGCAGTTCTGAACTCCCTCTCTTGAATGCCTGTTGTGTAGTATCTGAAAATGGTTGCTTTATTTtgcctagttttctttcttttttaatttttttttaacgtttattcattttttgatagacacagagcatgagcaggggaggggcagagagagagagggagacacagaatccgaagccagctccaggctctgagctgtcagcacagaaccccacacagggttcaaattcatgagccgtgagatcatgacctgagttgaaagtGGATTAGGGTCTATTTCTAGAccctaatatttataaatataatccCCCCCCACAAATGTTGGgatcctcaatttttaaaaacttgtggttttttttaatgtttatttatttttgagagagagagagagacagagacagagcatgagtgggggaggggcagagagagagtgagacacagaatccgaagcaggctccaggctctgagctgtcagcacagagcccgacgcggggctagaactcatggaccgtgagatcatgacgtgagctgaagtcagatgctaaccaactgagccacccaggtgccccttgcctagttttctaattgtttattaTGGCAGGGTAAATTGTATCCCTGTTACTCTATCATTAATGGAAGCAGAAGTTCTGCTTTTGAACCATATTTAAAGTAGGAAAAagtttaatagaaaacaaaaaatgttttataaaattgagGTTTGGGGGATGCTATTAATGACATTATTTAAGCCATCAAGTGTTATTATTGTACAAATTATAGGTGATACTTGCATTTATCTCCCTATAGACCCTGTGGTCCAATGATAGTAAGGGCATTTGATATTTCTATAggattggttttttaaaaattttttttaacatttttatttatttttgagagacagagtgtgagcaggggaggggcagagagagagagagagagagagagacatagaatctgaagcaggctccaggctatgagctgtcagtacagagcccaacgtggggctcaaacccaccaactgtgagattatgacctgagccgaagtcgcatgctcaactgactgagccacccaggtgcccctataggaTTCTTGTAgcacatttttgtctttattgtaTTTGGTCCTCAGTAAGACTGGAGTAGTTGTATAcatttttacaggtgagaaaactaaagtttaaaaatggtacttttggggcgcctgggtggcgcagtcggttaagcgtccgacttcagccaggtcacgatctcgcggtccgtgagttcgagccccgcgtcaggctctgggctgatggctcggagcctggagcctgtttccgattctgtgtctccctctctctctgcccctcccccgttcatgctctgtctctctctgtcccaaaaataaataaaaaatgttgaaaaaaaaaattaaaaaaaaaaaaatggtactttTGCCAGCCTTTCTTAATTCACTTCAGGAGGGTCTAAAGagtgctttatttttccctttctttgcatGATTGACTAATAGTCACTTTTGTAGCTGGCTAATTCTTAATCTTTTCAGTAGagtaagcatcttttcatgaattTCAGATTCCCATTCTGGGGGGTGTTCCTATCCATAAAATACAGAATTGCAGACACTCCAGTTTATCTTTCCAGAGCCTGTCTCCTTGTGTCTAATTATGATGGCatattagaattttgaaaaatttcaaattcttatAATAATCAGTTATCATTATACTACAGGTGAAATAAGACATTTTAATGAAGGGAAAATTCAAATAAGCCTCCAAAGACCTAAGTTCTGGTCTTTCCTTTACCACCACCAATCCATGTGATCTTTGGAAAAGTCATCTGACTGCTAcgcacttgatttttttttttttcacctaaaaataaatgttctggtTTAATGATGTCCATGGAAGTGTTAATATTTTGTGATTAGATGTGTAGAATTGTATCTAGCAGTGAATTCTGATTAAGCTCCTGATACAGATTTTTAGAATAACAGCACACTTgaacaaaaatcatttttgtgtgttgttAGGGATCTCAGTGGTGCCTGCTTATAAAGGTCAAGAATCCAGTCACTGTTTAACGAACCTTATACATGAAAATTGattcaaagaaataacaaaaaaaaatccttaaaatatcaTCTATTCTTTTTCCACAGAAACTATGCAAATTATTTCATCAAAGCACAGAAAGTGAGACGGCTCATTGCTAATGATTTTGTGAATGTTTTTAACTCTGGAGTGGATGTCTTGCTGACCCCCACCACCTTGAGTGAGGCGGTGCCATACCTGGAGTTCATTAAAGAGGACAACAGGACACGAAGCGCCCAGGATGATATTTTTACACAGGCTGTAAATATGGCAGGTGAGGATCCTTTAGGAATGTTCtggttttctttaagtttttagaCTGGCATCTGGTCTTTAACTTAGATTCTAACTACATTGTTCTCTGAAGGCAACAGCTTGTCCTTCTAGAATGTTTAGgggtgcatgtatgtgtgtatgtgtgtggtgtgtgtaatGTTTAGGCATGCATGCACTTGCACCCACCATGCACACGCATATTCAGAATCAGTCCCCTTAATAGCATAATTTTAACTTTactttggaaattttcaaacctgcggaaaagttgaaagaatggaGTACCCATATGTCCTTTGCCTGGATTCATTCATTTTGCCTCAtttaatttctccttcctctctttctctctgtacacacacacacacacacacttttttttagcTGAATAATTTGAAAGAAAGTTTCAACATCATGATACTTCACCCCTAAATACTTTAGCATAAATcttctaaaaatacaaacattctcCTGCATAACCACAATTTCGTTATCATATCTAGGAAAACTAACATGAATATAATAATGTTCCAAACAGtccatatttacattttctcaattgtaccaaaaatgtcttttataaaattgttttttccctTGATATATTACATTTGCTTACCTAGCAAATGTAATCTAAAACAATCTAGAACAATCCCCTAGTTCTCTatgtttttggtgggttttttttgttgttgttttttagggCTACATCAGacagtgttataatttttgttttagtcatCAAACATAATGTAGAAAActcaagaaaaggaaagcctGTTCTATTTCCCCATACTTTTATCTACTATGTTCATTTCTCACTGGCATATAGAGTCTTTATTTTATCATAtcctttttgtttaaattcctttaGCTCTTCTAGGGTAGGTCTGCTGGCAACTaattctcttcactttctttctaaGAATGTCTTGGTTTCCTTTCATGTTTAAAGGTTATGTTCACTGGATATAGGATTTGGGGTTGACATTTCTttagcacttaaaaaatgttatgcTACTTTCTTCTGGTCTGCAtagtttctgataagaaatcccccaccttctaaatttttttttttaattgacattgaCTGTTTTTGAAGAGTCTAGTGCACTTGCCCTATAGTATGTCCCATCCATAATCTGGTTTTGTCAGATTGCTTCCTCATGATTCGGTTGAGTCAAACAACTGTTGCAGAAATACTATATACTCTTCATGTCAGGAAACAGTTCATGTCAGTTTGTTCCACTTTTAGAGACTTTAAGTTGATCCCTTGGTTAAGGAGAAAATTGCCAGATGTTTTCCTTGTAAAGTACATTGTTCCTTTTATCAATTATAACCAATTGGGGAGCTGATACTTTGAGATTGTGTGAACATCCTATTCCccaacaatcttttttttttttttttaagtttatttattttgagagagagagcgagcaagcatgagcaggggaggggcagagagagagagaatcccaagcaggctcaatgcacGGAGCCCCATGGGGgcctcaatctcaccaaccactcatgacctgagccaaaattaagagtcagcacttaaccgactgagccacccagg is a genomic window of Panthera uncia isolate 11264 chromosome B2 unlocalized genomic scaffold, Puncia_PCG_1.0 HiC_scaffold_24, whole genome shotgun sequence containing:
- the QRSL1 gene encoding glutamyl-tRNA(Gln) amidotransferase subunit A, mitochondrial isoform X2, whose product is MLGRTLQEVSAALKQGQITPVELCQKCLSLIKKTKFLNAYITVSEEVALKQAEESEKRYKKGHSLGALDGIPVAVKDNFSTSGIETTCASNMLKGYVPPYNATVVQRLLDQGAVLMGKTNLDEFAMGSGSTDGVFGPVKNPWSYSKQYREKRKQKSHGENEDSNWLITGGSSGGSAAAVSAFTCFAALGSDTGGSTRNPAAHCGIVGFKPSYGLVSRHGLIPLVNSMDVPGILTRCVDDAATVLGVLAGHDPKDSTTIQDPGKPFMLSSLTDVSKLCIGIPKEYIVPELSSEVRSFWSKAANLFESEGAKVIEVSLPHTSYSIVCYHVLCTSEVASNMARFDGLEYGHRCDIDVSTEAMYAATRREGFNDVVRGRILAGNFFLLKENYANYFIKAQKVRRLIANDFVNVFNSGVDVLLTPTTLSEAVPYLEFIKEDNRTRSAQDDIFTQAVNMAGSPSEEPNLPQLIPEMV
- the QRSL1 gene encoding glutamyl-tRNA(Gln) amidotransferase subunit A, mitochondrial isoform X1, with the translated sequence MLGRTLQEVSAALKQGQITPVELCQKCLSLIKKTKFLNAYITVSEEVALKQAEESEKRYKKGHSLGALDGIPVAVKDNFSTSGIETTCASNMLKGYVPPYNATVVQRLLDQGAVLMGKTNLDEFAMGSGSTDGVFGPVKNPWSYSKQYREKRKQKSHGENEDSNWLITGGSSGGSAAAVSAFTCFAALGSDTGGSTRNPAAHCGIVGFKPSYGLVSRHGLIPLVNSMDVPGILTRCVDDAATVLGVLAGHDPKDSTTIQDPGKPFMLSSLTDVSKLCIGIPKEYIVPELSSEVRSFWSKAANLFESEGAKVIEVSLPHTSYSIVCYHVLCTSEVASNMARFDGLEYGHRCDIDVSTEAMYAATRREGFNDVVRGRILAGNFFLLKENYANYFIKAQKVRRLIANDFVNVFNSGVDVLLTPTTLSEAVPYLEFIKEDNRTRSAQDDIFTQAVNMAGLPAVSVPVALSNQGLPVGLQFIGRAFCDQQLLTVAKWFEKQVQFPVIHLQELMDDCSSVFEIEKLASVSLKQ